The genomic DNA CAACTTCAACTGGCCCAGGGCGTAGTCGTAACGGTCGACGTTGAGGGCGGGGCCTTCCGGCGTGACGGTGGCGGCGCGGCCATTGGAGTAGCTGCCATCGATCGAGAAGGTGAGCGTGCCCTTGAAGGGCGCGCCGGTGCGCTCTTCGCGCATCACCAGCACCTGGTAGTCGAGCAGGCCGGGCTGGCGCTTGAAGGTGGCCGAGCGGATGCCCAGGTTGCCGCCGCGCGGATCGGGCGGCATGGCGTCCTGGAACAGCACCAGTTCCTTGTTCAGCGTGTCCAGCTTGGCGCGGGCGTCGGCCAGGTCCGCGGTGAGCTTTTCATGGCCGGATTTGTTGGCGTCACGCTGCTGCGTGGCTTCTTCGAGCTGGCTTTGCAGGCGCTGGTTTTCCAGCTTGGAGGCGCTGAGTTCGGTGTGCAGTTGTTCGGATTGCTCGACGGTCAGCCGCTGCGGGCCGTAGTTGGTCTGCAGGAAGAGCACGCCGCCCGCGCCGAGGGCGATGCCCACCAGCAGCAGGACCAGCCAGCGCGGCATGCGGCGCGTGCGTTGGCCGGGTTGGTATACGGAGGGCTTGAATACGGCCCGTTGCGATCTTCCAAACATCCCCATTCCTAGAAAACGTCCTGTGTGTTGTGCCTGGCCGCGCGCCGCGCGCACTGGCCAAAGCGTCAGAGAATACCCGGTTAACCGGGCGCGATGGGTACGCGGACAAGCCTGGTTGCGCACCTTGATATTGTGAAATATGTGGGCATCGAGCGGACCTCAGACCGGACTGGAACCGAGCTCGGCATCGAGGTCTGCCAGTCGTTGGGGGGTGCCGACGTCGACCCAGCGGCCGGTGTGGCGCGCGCCGCGGACGTGATCGTGCTCCATGGCCTGCCGCAGCAGCGGTGCGAGCCGCGCGGCCGTGCCGCGGGCCACGCCCGCGAATAGCATGGGATGGTAGACGCCGATGCCGGAGAAGGTCAAACGGGGTTCGCCGTCAGCGCGGACGCGGCCGTCGCGGTCCAGCGCGAAATCGCCGAGGGGATGTTGCGGCGGATTGTCGACCATCAGCAGCCAGGCGCCGCCCGTGGGCAGCGCGGTTGCCAGGGCGGGGGCGGCGGCCGGGTTCCAGTCGCACCAGATGTCGCCGTTGATGACGAGGAACGGATCCGGTCCCAGCAGCGGCAGCGCCTGGGCAATGCCGCCGGCGGTTTCCAGGGCGGCGGCCTCGGGGGAATACCGGATCCGCAGGCCGAAGGCGGCGCCGTCGGCCAGGGCGCGCTCGATCTCGTGGCCGAGCCAGGCGTGGTTGATGACAACGTCCCGGAAGCCGGCCGCGGCCAGCCGTTCCAGGTGCCAGGCGATCAGCGGCTTGCCGCCGACCGGCAGCAGCGGCTTGGGCAGCCGGTCGGTCAGCGGACGCATGCGTTCGCCGCGGCCCGCGGCGAGGATCATGGCGCGCATCAGAAGGTGTATCCGACGCTGACCTGGCGGTCGTCGAGCCTGTCCAGCAGGCGCAGCAGGGGCGTGAAAACGCCGTAGCGCTGCGCCACCTGGCGCACGTAGCCGTTCACCCGCGGCATATGGGCCAGGTAGTGGGCCTTGCCGTCGCGGTGGTTCAGGCGCGCGAACACGCCCAGGATGCGCAGGTTGCGCTGCAGGCCCATCCATTCGTAGGCGCGGTGGAACTCGGCGAAATCGGCGTCGACCGGCAGCCCGGCCGCGCGCGCCATTTCCCAGTAGCGGATGGCCCAGTCGAGCTGCTGG from Achromobacter xylosoxidans includes the following:
- a CDS encoding DUF6776 family protein; the protein is MFGRSQRAVFKPSVYQPGQRTRRMPRWLVLLLVGIALGAGGVLFLQTNYGPQRLTVEQSEQLHTELSASKLENQRLQSQLEEATQQRDANKSGHEKLTADLADARAKLDTLNKELVLFQDAMPPDPRGGNLGIRSATFKRQPGLLDYQVLVMREERTGAPFKGTLTFSIDGSYSNGRAATVTPEGPALNVDRYDYALGQLKLPDGFTPKVVVLRVMDGNQKQQAMRIYYVRN
- the murU gene encoding N-acetylmuramate alpha-1-phosphate uridylyltransferase MurU, translated to MRAMILAAGRGERMRPLTDRLPKPLLPVGGKPLIAWHLERLAAAGFRDVVINHAWLGHEIERALADGAAFGLRIRYSPEAAALETAGGIAQALPLLGPDPFLVINGDIWCDWNPAAAPALATALPTGGAWLLMVDNPPQHPLGDFALDRDGRVRADGEPRLTFSGIGVYHPMLFAGVARGTAARLAPLLRQAMEHDHVRGARHTGRWVDVGTPQRLADLDAELGSSPV